From Lawsonia intracellularis PHE/MN1-00, the proteins below share one genomic window:
- the recA gene encoding recombinase RecA: MAKKSISPEDSRREALKTALDTIERKFGQGAVMKLSDDVHVKVAVIPTGSIGLDLALGIGGIPRGRVTEIYGPESSGKTTLTLHIIAECQKLGGTAAFIDAEHALDIAYAKRLGVKTDELIISQPDHGEQALEIADMLVRSGAVDLVVVDSVAALIPQTELEGSMGETQVGGHARLMSHALRKLTGTIHKSHTAVIFINQIRMKIGVVGYGSPETTTGGNALKFYSSVRMDIRKIQTLKDKEESYGSLTRVKVVKNKMAPPFREAKFDIIWGTGISRSGELIDLGVEAGIIDKSGSWFAFGSEKLGQGKEKVRALLDENTSLKSSIETALMEHLGMNPEKLLCPVSDELEDNYDI, translated from the coding sequence ATGGCAAAAAAATCTATTTCTCCTGAAGATTCCCGCCGAGAAGCCCTTAAAACAGCACTAGATACTATCGAACGAAAATTTGGCCAGGGTGCTGTAATGAAGCTCTCAGATGATGTACATGTAAAAGTAGCTGTAATTCCTACTGGCTCTATTGGGCTAGACTTAGCTCTTGGTATTGGAGGTATCCCTCGTGGTCGTGTCACAGAAATTTATGGACCAGAGTCTTCCGGTAAGACAACATTAACACTACATATTATAGCTGAATGTCAAAAATTAGGTGGTACAGCTGCTTTCATTGATGCAGAACATGCATTAGATATAGCCTACGCTAAACGCCTTGGCGTAAAAACAGACGAACTTATTATTTCCCAACCAGATCATGGGGAACAAGCACTTGAAATTGCTGATATGTTAGTACGATCAGGTGCTGTAGATCTTGTTGTTGTTGACTCTGTTGCTGCTCTTATACCTCAAACAGAACTTGAAGGTTCTATGGGAGAAACTCAGGTTGGTGGACATGCACGACTTATGTCTCATGCACTACGTAAGCTTACTGGTACTATCCATAAATCACATACTGCAGTTATTTTTATTAATCAAATTCGTATGAAAATTGGTGTAGTTGGTTATGGAAGTCCAGAAACAACAACAGGAGGTAATGCACTAAAGTTCTATAGCTCTGTGAGAATGGATATACGAAAGATACAAACCCTTAAAGATAAAGAAGAATCTTATGGTTCACTTACACGAGTAAAAGTTGTCAAAAATAAAATGGCTCCTCCATTCCGTGAAGCAAAATTTGATATCATTTGGGGAACAGGTATTTCTCGCTCCGGAGAACTCATTGATCTTGGTGTCGAAGCTGGTATCATTGATAAAAGCGGATCATGGTTTGCATTTGGTTCTGAAAAGCTTGGTCAAGGTAAAGAAAAAGTCAGAGCTCTACTTGATGAAAATACTAGTCTAAAAAGTTCTATTGAAACAGCGCTCATGGAACACTTAGGAATGAACCCTGAAAAACTCCTTTGTCCTGTAAGCGATGAACTTGAAGATAACTATGATATCTAA
- the metG gene encoding methionine--tRNA ligase: MSSTYYISTPIYYVNARPHLGHAYSTIVADVLQRFYSILGEKTFFLTGTDEHGEKIIQAAEAAGYSTQEFVDSISRQFQNLWPQLNITYDAFIRTTDLQHKEAVQKFLQHIYDAGDIYFGEFGGYYCLGCERFYTEKELEDGFCPQHKTKPEFIEEQNYFFKMSKYLSWLIEYLQQHPNLIRPERYKNEVLSLLESGALEDLCISRPKTRLPWGIELPFDTNYVCYVWFDALISYISALNWPTGEYYKTFWPGEHLIAKDILKPHAVFWPTMLKSAGLPMYKHLNVHGYWLNRDTKMSKSLNNAIDPITLIQQYGLDAFRYFLIREMNFGSDANFSEESLKHRINSDLANDLGNLFNRVLSMSTKYFKSLLPEAKEYTEPDMQLRQLTENAQYNYIQLMKNMRLSQAVEALWELIRALNKYIDTQAPWKLFKEGQTDRLKTVIRLTLECMRKVAISLWPIMPEITITMLKQLGISTSKSKKYGNIPTTCINNDIHAWEQLTTGTMLAPTSNLFPRIELKEEISDKENKMSFQSNGSQPSIYEQEEISFNDLQKVEIRIGTIVEASKHPNADNLLCFSIDIGENKPRQILSGIAQQYTPESMLGKQVCVVTNLAPKKIRGIESQGMILFAKTPSGLSLVTVESPVPTGSIVS; encoded by the coding sequence GTGTCTTCTACTTATTATATCTCAACACCTATTTACTATGTAAATGCACGTCCTCATCTTGGTCATGCATATTCAACAATTGTTGCTGATGTATTACAACGTTTTTATTCTATCTTAGGAGAAAAAACTTTCTTTCTTACAGGTACAGATGAACATGGAGAAAAAATTATTCAAGCAGCAGAAGCTGCAGGATATTCAACACAAGAGTTTGTAGACTCTATAAGTAGACAATTTCAAAATCTCTGGCCTCAACTCAATATCACATATGATGCATTTATCAGAACTACAGATTTACAACATAAAGAAGCAGTTCAAAAATTTCTTCAACATATCTATGATGCTGGTGACATCTATTTTGGAGAGTTTGGAGGGTATTATTGTTTAGGATGTGAACGTTTTTATACAGAAAAAGAACTAGAAGATGGTTTTTGTCCTCAACACAAAACAAAACCAGAGTTTATTGAAGAACAGAACTACTTTTTCAAAATGTCTAAATATCTCTCATGGCTTATAGAGTATCTTCAACAACATCCAAATCTTATTCGACCAGAGAGATATAAAAATGAAGTTCTCTCTCTACTAGAAAGTGGAGCATTAGAAGATTTATGTATATCACGTCCAAAAACTCGACTTCCATGGGGTATTGAATTGCCCTTTGATACAAACTATGTATGCTATGTTTGGTTTGATGCCCTTATAAGCTATATTTCTGCATTAAACTGGCCAACTGGTGAATACTATAAAACATTTTGGCCTGGAGAACATCTTATTGCTAAAGACATATTAAAACCTCATGCTGTCTTTTGGCCCACTATGCTTAAGTCCGCTGGTCTTCCAATGTATAAGCATTTAAATGTACATGGATACTGGTTGAATCGTGATACTAAGATGTCAAAGTCTTTAAATAATGCTATAGATCCTATTACTCTTATTCAGCAATATGGCCTTGATGCTTTTCGTTACTTCCTTATACGAGAGATGAATTTTGGCTCTGATGCTAACTTCTCTGAAGAATCGCTTAAACATCGTATTAATTCTGATCTTGCGAATGATCTTGGGAATTTATTTAACCGTGTTCTTTCAATGTCAACTAAATATTTTAAAAGCTTATTACCTGAAGCTAAAGAGTACACAGAACCTGATATGCAATTACGTCAACTTACTGAGAATGCACAATATAACTATATACAACTCATGAAAAATATGCGTCTTTCTCAAGCAGTTGAAGCTTTATGGGAACTTATTCGTGCACTAAACAAATATATAGACACTCAAGCACCATGGAAATTATTTAAAGAAGGACAAACTGATCGTCTGAAAACGGTCATTCGACTTACATTAGAGTGTATGAGAAAAGTAGCCATTAGCTTATGGCCAATCATGCCAGAAATAACCATTACTATGTTAAAACAGTTAGGAATCTCAACATCTAAATCAAAAAAATATGGGAATATACCTACCACATGTATAAATAATGATATTCATGCTTGGGAGCAGTTAACAACAGGAACTATGCTTGCACCAACATCAAATTTATTCCCTAGAATAGAGCTAAAAGAAGAAATAAGTGATAAGGAAAATAAAATGTCTTTCCAATCCAACGGGTCACAACCATCAATATATGAACAAGAAGAAATATCTTTTAATGACTTGCAAAAAGTTGAAATACGTATAGGCACTATAGTAGAGGCATCAAAACATCCAAATGCAGATAATCTTCTATGTTTTTCTATCGATATAGGAGAAAACAAGCCTCGACAAATTCTTTCAGGTATTGCTCAACAATATACTCCAGAGTCAATGCTTGGCAAACAAGTATGTGTTGTCACAAACCTTGCTCCTAAAAAAATTAGAGGAATTGAATCTCAAGGTATGATTCTCTTTGCAAAAACACCTAGTGGACTTTCTTTAGTAACCGTAGAGTCCCCTGTACCTACTGGAAGTATTGTTTCATAA